The following nucleotide sequence is from Strigops habroptila isolate Jane chromosome Z, bStrHab1.2.pri, whole genome shotgun sequence.
TTTGCCTGTATGTAGCTGACATGCAAATTTAAAACCAACAAGCTGAATGTCAATTATGTTTTCTCACATTTCAACACAAATactctgcagcatcccaagTTAGATGTCTAACTGAAAAGGTTGAATTCTATCCCATAACTAATAATCCTTACATATTAGGCTGATATGAAAAGCACTTTATCCCAGAAAGTACTCTGCAAAATATAGTACTCTTGGCCAGAAATTTTAGAGTTCTTCCTACATTCTAATCTTCACAAGACATTTTAGTCCACATGCATTCCAGGTACTGAAAATGTCTACAGACAGACAAGAGGTGTCAGGAATAGCTGGCTAGAAGCTTCAACTCCCCAGGGAGTAGAAACAATTGCTAGAAACAATTTATTTAAGCCTTCAGAAGTTGGCAGCTGTCCTCATCTGTCAAGAAAGGAGTACACAGTACACAGAAGACCATTAAGAAAACAGATCTCAACTGTAACTGCAATGAGAACTTGCATTAGAACCAAGCCTAGGAACTGACTCAAGTTCTGACAtgatttttattgttactatttTAGAGACATGATTGATTGAGAGTGATTTAACAAATCACCACTaaagcacaggcaggagatATTCACTTCTTCTAAACTTCGTAGCTTTGAACCTGCATCCTTTCTTCTCCACCTTGAAGGGGGAAGGATCAGCAACAGTGAAGTAGCACCTCCTTCTACAGCAGTTACAGGGTGACAATTCCAGGCCAAGATCCCAGTGTCAGGGGAAGAAACCACAACTTTAACCCAGAAAAATAATGTGTCATTAAAGAAACTACTAAGGGTTAGGGAAACTACCCTGTACTCAGTTGGAGACTACGAAGTCTACGCCataaaaatcaaaagctttctctttctttactcCAAACTTGATCACACAGCAAAATGCCTGAAGATATCAGAACCTGCAAGTTAATTCAATCCTAATGAATAAACTATGCATGTGTAGTGGGTAAGAAACATACTTGATGCTTCTAAAATTAACATTCTAGTAGTACAGTACTAAGCAGCTACCATCAAGATTGATATAACCTTCCTTGGTTGtacagtttatttttcacttagAGTCATACAAGAGAAAGACTCCAGCACCTGAGAATTGATCAGTATTCTTAGAGCCATTATAATGAATTGAGTTCCCCAAGGGAAGGGGACATTAGCTCATTGATGCTTATTGCAGGAGACTTCTGTCATTACACATGTAGCAACAGGGGCtcttcagcacagaaaatccAGGAGCAGGCTGCCAAgtcacagctctgctcttcctttgtACAGGTGTAGCAGCTACTAAGATCCAACTTACACTGGCATTGTAATGAGGAATAACTACTAACGGCTTGATATCACCATGAGCTTGTGCACAACATCCTTTCCAAGGACCTTACACTTACATGGCAGACAATGCTTTGACCTGTCTCCATGTAGCATCTGGCAACGCTACTTCCTAAGAGCTTGCAATAGTGCTTGAGTATTTTTTAGCCACACTCAGTCCTGACTTGGGAAGTACAGCTGGACTCCTATGAAAGGAGACCCACTGATCCAGTACCCTGCAGAGAATCAGTCTCACACAGTCACCTGGCAGGTAAGTAGTCACTCCAGTCTTAGCAGTCTGGAGTACTGCTGAAGTAACTTACAAGATACTTCATGTGCTGGCTGGCATTAGTAGTGTAGCCCACTAAAGCTCCCAACTGAGGAGATACTCTATTTAACTTCAGTGCTAATGTAATAATGGAGACCAATACTTTAACTGCTTcggttttttatttttctcctcttctccacaTGTAAGATTTACAGTGGTTTCTTAAAGAGCATTCATACTTGTATATCTCTGAAACAATCTTGTCTGTTACCTCTtaaacatacatacaaaatTACTTATGTTTGCCAAAAATTTGTAATCATAGTAACCCGTTTTTTCCTATTGCCATTGCCCAAATCATTGAAAAACACAGTGTACAAtaatttacatttgaaatacttCAAAGTGCTTGACAGTGATTTTCCAAGAATCGTATTTACAAGTGGCCTATACACATATGTACAGCTGTTACAAGTTGTGGCTGGAATATGGCTTTCTATGGAAAGTGCTTTATATTTGGTCAGTGGTGTTACTGACTGACCAATCCAAGGGTTACTGATAAAACAGTAACCACCAAAAGCTGAATTGTTGTGGACAGGTATTTACATAGTTTGTTGTTAAGCTGTATAAAATAGCTATTTACATAAGTGTTCCATACATAAAGTATCTTCTCTCTTCCAAGAATGGAGGAAGTCTTTCAGCCACAAACCTGGTTACTATCCCCAAAGAGTGTAAAACACAAGTAAACCGGAAGCAATTGCTGATCCAGTGCTCATGCCATGTCATCATCTGTGCTTACAACAGATATCTGTATAAAATAAGTATAAGTTAGCTACTAATAACAGGTACAAAACAATGCATATCACCACTACACTGCAGTTTGAAACAGGCTAGGTCTGCAGGCTAGTGACCACATTCAGCACTCATTACTCCATCCCAGGCATAGGACAGTAGTTGCCTACTACAACTTtaaatttgattaaaaagatAAGttcatatcatagaatggtttgggttggaaggaatgTTAAAGATCATCCAATaaactcccctgccatgggcaatggcaccttccactagagcaggctgctcaaagccccgtccaacctggtcttgaacactgccagagatagGGCAGcgacagcttctctgggcatcctgtgccagtgcctcagcaccctcacagtaaagaattttttccttatatctgtattttccttaTATCAGTCTAATACTGAAACCGTATTTCAGTTTaaggccattacctcttgtcctatcactacatgctcttTCAAAAAGagcctctccagctttcttgttggaCCTGTACAAGTTCTAcactgcagccagcagcctTCAAGAGCAGAGACTTCTCCTAAACTCAAGCCAGGTACAATTTGGCAGTCTTTATGTCTACTTTGAGGATTAACATGGAGCCTCAGACATGTCAATATGTTTACTTACTGCAGGGTAGGTGTGTCCTACTGAAGCGCTGTGTCTTCCAATATCAATTGTAAGGTCCTCTTCTGTAGTTTTCAGGTAGACAGGATTATCAAAATTCATACTTTTCATGTTCTTGTGCTGCCAGTGACGCCACATGAAGTAAGCAGCCGCTGCAGCCATTACCAGCAATACTTTAGGGAGAGAAACAGATGGCAAATATGGAGTATGATCAAGTCAAGCTCCTGACAGAGTGGCTTGTACCACCACAATGAGTCCCAAAAGGTAGAGAATGCTGTACTCACCAACAGGAAGAACAGTCCAAACTGCTGAtgttcctccagctgcagctacTTCAGATGTTGTACTACTGATGTTGAATCCTGCATGAGAATTTGAAGTAGTAAGATTACTTACTGACAGGCTGGCAGACTGTCAGATGCAAGCAATCCCCAAACCCAGAAGCTGCTATATTAGCTTCTCAGTAACACTGCAAAAACAGCCTAACAGGCTTCATCATCCTATATTAGTAGGAAGCTTTATTTCTTGCCTTCTCTGAGCACTCCTGGAATTACATTAAACCTATAGGTTCCACACTGTCATAAGTGAACTAGTTCTGTTACAGCTCCAGCTGCTGTATTTGTACTACACACACATGGCCTGTGTTCTCTACTTGCATGCAAAGGAGAAAGCTTCAAGTAGGCTAGTGGgtcagttttcatttaatttctctagATGTTTAGCAGTCTGAGTTATTGGGACCAGTACCTCCAGGAACTAGTCCAACAGTTGgagatttttctgttgtgctggTATCTTTAGCCTCAGTGTAAGCCACAGTTGTTCCAGTACCTGAAACTAATTACAGATCAAGAACCCAGTTAATCCTGAAGTTCTGCAATGGCTTAGCTATGAGAGCCATGGTAGTGAATGTTTAGCAGATGCAGAGTGATCATGCAGCTTGTTAGCTTTATTGGAAACACTGACACTAACTATTTCACTAGCACACGCTCAGCTGAAGGTTTTTGATCAAAAATAATTCCAAGAACAAGGCTAGACAGTTAATCAGGCATGAATTTAGGTATTTAGAGTCATGACAACAGTAAGCCACCCTATCTCTCACTTCAGGTTTTCTGAGTGGTATTTTAATTCTACAAGTTTATTGGTTAAGTAATCTTTGATTTCTATAGCAACCCTTTAGAGCAGCCAACCGAGAACAGCATCCTTGCATTCAGTGCTCTAACTGTGGCAGTCAGAATCAACATGCAATACAGTAAGTAGCACTTTGGAGTTTCTAGATCCACTCTGCTGGACAAACAAGCCTGCCATATAGTCAGTGCTGAgggtagcagcagcagcatattTGGACCATGAAAGAAGGTCCTTGGCTAGCAAGATTCACCTATCAGCTTTTGAACACTATTTATACGCTGTAGAGCGATCTTACTTTATACCCCTTGTTTTATAAGAAAAGGGCTCAGTATGCTTTGTGCATGTGCCTGCTGTCTGCCGAAAGACATGGACGTATAAGGTCTTTTGCAAATGATGATGGTACAGAAGCCAAGCATGAACTTTGAACAGCACCTGCAGACTTAAGGGCCAGCTTAATGCATGCTAGAAGACCATCCCTGCAAGATTAATTATATCAGATTAACTCAAGCAAAGCTGCCACAGCCTATGCTGCCATATTTGCCTCCAACAGGTTCAGTGCCCCTATTTCTTCCCCATCTATCCTGGGAAATATTTCAGTCATGCTACCATACCTGCACATCTCAGACCATCTTCCTGCAAGAAGTATCCAACAGGACATGCACAAGCGTACTTTGGAGAGTGTTCATTTATCTGAGGAGCTGGGAGGCACAGGTAGCTACAGCCTCCATTTGCCATGTTCTCTTCACACCAGTTCCTGCCTGTTGGTACAGAAGTTGACAAGAGTGATGCAGATGTATAGCAAGATGTATAGGACAATTATTTGCTCAATAGCTCAAGAGTTACTTGTCTCTGCAGGTTACAGATTTGTACCTGCTCTAcctaagaaagagaaattgcaATTAGACCTTCTCTTGACCCCAGTGGGGTTGCTTATGTTAAGAAGCTCCATGCACTCTAAGTGAAGTAGACAACTATACTGGGAAGGAATACCTTTTGCCACCACCCAAGCAGGGCAGGGTATACTTCACTGTAAACTCTATTAGGGTTACCTGAAGGCTGAACAAGTTCATGATACACAATGATGTCCTGTGCATCATTGAGGTTGTTCACTAGGGTAACCAGTTCAGTTCCAGTAAATTTGTTAGCACCATAGACTGCCTCATTCTCTCCATCTATCCAGTACACACGATCCTAGAAGACAAAGTCAATGCATCCTATTACCTCCATGTTGCTATCAGCACCATAATTGATAGTCATGTACTAGCAAGAAGAGGATAGTTGACAGTTACTATGGAAAATCATTCTTACCTCAAATATTGTTAGAGCAAGAGGATGAGGAAGGAACATATGAGACTTCAGCACAATTCTACGGTCCTGGCCATTCAAGTCCACGCTTGACAGTGTATGTAGTTTAGAATCAAGCCAGTATAAACGGCTTTTTACAAGgtctaggagaaaaaaaacaaacatatttacTATCTAGATGAAGAACACCTTCAAAATCTCCTGCAAAAGTTGAAACACCCACAGATTCAAGAATAGTTGCAGTGTTCCCCTAGTTTCTTACCATactgctgcagtgctgtctAAGTGGTCTCTGCCTTAACTATGTTATAGAGCAgtgtaagaaaagaaaccatttcaGTATCTGAGAAGTGCTATCTGTGCCTGTTGCAGTTTCTCCAGGCATGCAGGAACTTCTCATtctcagaagctgaaaataGTTCTCTGAAGGATGACCTTGGCTTTTGTAGCAAACAAATTGCTAAAGCTCCAAAATACCTCTGGCACACAGACAAGTTCAACATACCTAGAGCAATTCCATTAGGCCATTGGATTTCTGTTGTCACAAGCTGCTGTCTGTCAAATCCAttcattcctgctttttcaATTTTTGCTGGCTCACCCCAGTCTGACCAGTACATAAAGCTGTGAAGCAGAATTTATGTTGTATGATGCACTATAGTACTGTGTAGTATCACTCTTAATTATGACCAATAACTAAAAAAGGCTACCTAAGTCAGTTATCAGGACATGGAGTAGCTGGTAGGTCTGCTTTTTTAAGAGAACCAGGACAAATACTCACCCAGAGAGAGGATCTACAGCAATAGAAGCTGGCTCTCTCagctcagaaagaaataaaacctttctttttgtgCCATCTAGGCTGGCCACTGAGATGGTCTTTGAAGCTGAGTCAGACCAATAGATGTTCTTATAAACCCAGTCAACAGCAATTCCTGCAGGGCTGTGTATGTTGTCCAGGATTCTGACATGTGTTCCAACTTTATCACGGGTATCAATAGAAGCACTGGAAGataaaaattacttgttttcaaCCCCTTCCTCCACAGATACTACCACCTGGTATGCCTCAGCAAATACTGCACAGAGATGTCAGGCAGACAATGCTGAAGACGCATTTGTGACTTTCCACAGCATCTTCTGCAAAATTGTAGCAGCAATTACTGAAGTGCAATGAGCATATACATTGCCAGTTGTGGGAACTTGCATCTACTGTACTTTGTCTTTAAGACATCAGGAAACAGTTCTCATTACGAAAGCCTAGAGAAGTATCTTGGGTAAAATGTGGGATGGTTTAGGGGAGCACATTAGGGTTCAGAAGCTGAGTCCATTTACCTGAAGATTGCTTTTTGGCCAAAGTCAGCCCAGTAAAGCTTTTGCGCAGCAATATCAGCATCTAGAGCTATGGTGTTTCTTAGCTGCTCTACTAGCTGAATGTATTCTTTCCTCTCAAGGCCAATCTTCCTGATATCTCGGCGGTTGGTGAAAATTAGACATGGTTCCTTCCCTGTGAAAACAGTGTATTATCTGCATTTCTAGAGATACAGTCACATATTGTTCTTttacaaaaattttaaaagtcGTATTTAGGATTTACCATTTCACACTTGCTAGTGGGTGATGACAGAAATCTTGGCTGTACCATATCtcatctttttctcccctcaacAACCCTaacctcttctccctccttgaCAGGTAGAGGTCATCTGCCCAGGGAGCAGACTCAAGCAGTTTATGTCAAGCTGCTTTAAGTACTGTATCATGGCATCATTAAAATGTTAGGAGTGTTCAGATCTCTAAAAGTTATATGGATAACAGCACAACAACCAGTGTCAAAACCACAATGGCACAAGCAGTACATAACTTGCTACCTCATTTTAAAGTGGGGATATAGGTCTTATGCTAATACTCACCCACTGCCTTGCACACCCCGGTAGCAAGATCCATCTGATAGCCACGACTACATTCACATTTGTAACCCCCTTTCAGGTTGATACAGATTTGACTACAGATACCAGGGTTCTGGCATTCATCGATATCTGTAAAGACAacaatttaatttattctcaTCTCCATTACTAACAGGAGGGTCCATGTTAATCTACTTGATACTTGCCTCCACAGGTTCTCTTGTCTATAAGCTCAAACCCAGCTGGACAGTCACATTCATAGCCAATAACAAGATCTCTGCAGATATGAGAGCATCCGCCATTGTTCACAAGACATTCATTTATGTCTAGAAGAGAAGAATTGGCACTTATGAGACAGAACACACATTTAGGCTTAAAGTCTTAGTCATGGAGTACTCTACCAGATACCCATCCCTTTTCTAACAATGCCTGCCACATGATAAAACGCTTGGACACTTGAAGTCACATGTAAGACCCTCCCAAAATTCATATTTGCTCAGCTATCAGCATGGTACTTCTGTTACAAGTTGGCAGCAGCAGACAAAGATTGAGGCTCCTGGAAGTTTCGAAGTTTCTAATGCCTTCAAGTACCTTCTGGCCATACAGAAGTAATTCCAATAGGCAGTTCGGCAGTTTGTTACTAGCTTATTGACTAGGTTGCTCTTGGTTGTGTGTCTGACACCAAGGAAGTGCAGATGGGCATTCTAAACTGGTATCTGACAGCTCAGAAGCTGTGTCCAAGCATGTCTAGAGATAAGCATTGTGTAATGAGTTTATTCACTTACTACACTCCTTGAGGGGCTCATCACTCCAGTCCTTGCAGTCTCTCTGCTGGTTACAGACTTTATTGACATCTATGCATTCTCCACTTCTGCACTTGAATTTGCCAGGTCCAGAGCACTGAATAACTAAGATAATGAAGACTGTGAAGGCAACTACCAGCTTCAATAGATATTCTGCAAAGACTTTATTCCTGCTTAGTTCCACACTTACCATTGCTACAACTTGCTTCATCAGTGCCATCCAGACAGTCTCTCACACCATTGCACTGCCTACTCCCATGGATGCAGTTACCATCTTCACATCTGAACTGGTCTGGTCTGCAAGTCCGAGAAGCTGGAGGACATAGTCATTACAGACTTAAACTCCTGAggtttgctgaagaaaataaaacaggagcCAAGCAACACCCCCTACAGAAAGGCCAAGTTAACTTACGGCAGTTGATTTCATCACTTCCATCCTTGCAGTCAGGATCTCCATCACAGCGCCACTTCTTGTGGATACATTCACCTGAGCCACATTGCACCTCACTGTCAGAGCACTTCACAGGAGGTGCAGGCTGGCGGCCACATTGCTCTAGAGATTCATCTGAGTGGTCAGAGCAGTCAGCATCATCATCACACACCCAGCTGATGGGGATGCAAGTGGAGCTTTTGCACTGGAACTCATGAACTCCACAGGTAGGAGGTGCACACTCCAGCTCGTCAGTGCCATCACTGCAGTCATCTTGACCATTGCAGACAAAGCTCTTGGAAATACATAGCCCACTGCTGCATGTGAACTCTGCTGGACTACAGGTCACATTGCCTGGAATAATAGAAATAAGAGAGATTAGCAGATTATCACAAGAAGACAGACATTTGTATGAaggtgttttgctttgcaggttCTGTATCAGCTGTTAGCTGGCAGTTCAGCATTCTGTGTAAGGCTCTAGAAGAGCCTAACCAACTACCTACAGGACGCTTGGGCCCCACACAAACTGTCCTCCTTGCCTTTGGATGTTATGAGTGAGAGGCATCAGTTTTGAGCTACTGAGTGATAACttccttctgaagcagctcagcttttctgcttcagattgTGAGCCTTTCAGAAAATAGGCTCAAACCCTGTGAACCAGAGACAGAAGGTAAGAGAATTGCTAACTCTAGGCAAAGATTAAAGTAGCCAGATGGTCAGCATGCACTGTAGTTTGAAATTGAAGTGTTTTGTGCTGGTCCCCTGGGCAGCACTGGCCCTTTTGCCTGGACCAGTGGGGATAACAAACCAAGATCTTGCACCAGTTCATCCAGTGGTTTTAAGCACACCCACACAACTTACACCAGTACAAATTATGCTGGTTTAATGGCAGTGCAGCTAGCAGTTCAGTATGCCTAGACTGACAGTTTTATCAGCTTCATTAGAAATGCTGTATATAGATTTATTTGGCACATTAATGTATTTGCTTGCTAAGTAAGGCAGCAACTCCACAGTCACATAGCAAAAGTCTGAATATCTGTTTTGTTAGCCATCCAGGTAAGGTGGCTCTGATGGAAGCTAGCCCTGTGTCTTTGGTTGCAGCAGATTTGTCTTGGGACACCTCAGACAACACATATGTAGGCAAGTTCACGAAAACAAGTGGGGAATGCTGCACTCTAATGCTGGCAGTGGCAGCTTCATTTGCATACCAGCCTGAAGCTATCCCCCCAAAACCTGAAACCTAGCTTCCCTAGTCTGCACTTTTAGACAAGTACACAGAATACTCCAGGATAGGGCTGTAAAGCAGATCCGCTGTGCCCTTAGCTACAAGTCTCTACTACATCTTTAGGAGACCATTTGTTAATGTAAGCAGCAACTAGAGTTACTTGTTGAGAAATTCTGCAGTGAACAAGTTCCGATAGTTTGCCTGACATGTGACTTAGCCTATTCCTATGGGAAAAAATTAGCCAGAGACCAAAGACAGATGTTGAATAGCTTATACTGCTGTAGTTCTTAACTTAACAGGATAGAGGAGTGTTAGAAGAAGTCCATTTTGCTATACAAGCTGGAATACAAAGTGAATGTAGGCTTAAGGAGATATTGATACCATGAGAAATTTATCTTCCCAGGCATACTGCCCAGCTAGCTCCTTTCTAGACAAGTCAATTTCAAATAGAGTTATGCAGCCACTGTTTCTTCCCTTACCACAATTCTCTTCATCTTCACCACTGTCACAGTCTTTTTCACCATCACATTTCCAGGACACTGGGATACACTGGGTTGACTGAGGACCACAGCTGATTTCATTTACCCGGCATGTTCTcatatctattaaaaaaagttttaagttCAATTTTAAGAGCTACTGATCTTGGGTTTTAGCAGTTGTCCTGAAAGGCTTCAGCCCTGGACAAAGTTGCAGTTCATTAGATGCCAACATCCATCTAAGTTGATGGCGCCATCATGGGAGAGGTTACATCAGTTTGTAGTGTTCAGTAAAACAGATTCTTCCAGTTCCTAACAGATTAGTATTTTAAGGGTATCTTTGTAGTGATAGCTTTGTGACTGCACACCAGTTACACTGTAGAAAGTTGAGCTATAATACATAGTAGCAGGACTAACACCAAAATGCAGTAAGACTTGGGGCTGAAGTACTCTTCAGTGTGGATCCTACTGATATACAG
It contains:
- the VLDLR gene encoding very low-density lipoprotein receptor isoform X2, producing the protein MRLDRQCGDPSAAAGSPGHGAGRRAVSCCWPLYLLLALSCLRATADGARAKCEESQFPCSNGRCIPLLWKCDGDEDCLDGSDESACVKKTCTESDFVCISGQCVPNRWQCDGDPDCEDGSDESAELCHMRTCRVNEISCGPQSTQCIPVSWKCDGEKDCDSGEDEENCGNVTCSPAEFTCSSGLCISKSFVCNGQDDCSDGTDELECAPPTCGVHEFQCKSSTCIPISWVCDDDADCSDHSDESLEQCGRQPAPPVKCSDSEVQCGSGECIHKKWRCDGDPDCKDGSDEINCPSRTCRPDQFRCEDGNCIHGSRQCNGVRDCLDGTDEASCSNVIQCSGPGKFKCRSGECIDVNKVCNQQRDCKDWSDEPLKECNINECLVNNGGCSHICRDLVIGYECDCPAGFELIDKRTCGDIDECQNPGICSQICINLKGGYKCECSRGYQMDLATGVCKAVGKEPCLIFTNRRDIRKIGLERKEYIQLVEQLRNTIALDADIAAQKLYWADFGQKAIFSASIDTRDKVGTHVRILDNIHSPAGIAVDWVYKNIYWSDSASKTISVASLDGTKRKVLFLSELREPASIAVDPLSGFMYWSDWGEPAKIEKAGMNGFDRQQLVTTEIQWPNGIALDLVKSRLYWLDSKLHTLSSVDLNGQDRRIVLKSHMFLPHPLALTIFEDRVYWIDGENEAVYGANKFTGTELVTLVNNLNDAQDIIVYHELVQPSGRNWCEENMANGGCSYLCLPAPQINEHSPKYACACPVGYFLQEDGLRCAGFNISSTTSEVAAAGGTSAVWTVLPVVLLVMAAAAAYFMWRHWQHKNMKSMNFDNPVYLKTTEEDLTIDIGRHSASVGHTYPAISVVSTDDDMA
- the VLDLR gene encoding very low-density lipoprotein receptor isoform X1, producing the protein MRLDRQCGDPSAAAGSPGHGAGRRAVSCCWPLYLLLALSCLRATADGARAKCEESQFPCSNGRCIPLLWKCDGDEDCLDGSDESACVKKTCTESDFVCISGQCVPNRWQCDGDPDCEDGSDESAELCHMRTCRVNEISCGPQSTQCIPVSWKCDGEKDCDSGEDEENCGNVTCSPAEFTCSSGLCISKSFVCNGQDDCSDGTDELECAPPTCGVHEFQCKSSTCIPISWVCDDDADCSDHSDESLEQCGRQPAPPVKCSDSEVQCGSGECIHKKWRCDGDPDCKDGSDEINCPSRTCRPDQFRCEDGNCIHGSRQCNGVRDCLDGTDEASCSNVIQCSGPGKFKCRSGECIDVNKVCNQQRDCKDWSDEPLKECNINECLVNNGGCSHICRDLVIGYECDCPAGFELIDKRTCGDIDECQNPGICSQICINLKGGYKCECSRGYQMDLATGVCKAVGKEPCLIFTNRRDIRKIGLERKEYIQLVEQLRNTIALDADIAAQKLYWADFGQKAIFSASIDTRDKVGTHVRILDNIHSPAGIAVDWVYKNIYWSDSASKTISVASLDGTKRKVLFLSELREPASIAVDPLSGFMYWSDWGEPAKIEKAGMNGFDRQQLVTTEIQWPNGIALDLVKSRLYWLDSKLHTLSSVDLNGQDRRIVLKSHMFLPHPLALTIFEDRVYWIDGENEAVYGANKFTGTELVTLVNNLNDAQDIIVYHELVQPSGRNWCEENMANGGCSYLCLPAPQINEHSPKYACACPVGYFLQEDGLRCAVSGTGTTVAYTEAKDTSTTEKSPTVGLVPGGFNISSTTSEVAAAGGTSAVWTVLPVVLLVMAAAAAYFMWRHWQHKNMKSMNFDNPVYLKTTEEDLTIDIGRHSASVGHTYPAISVVSTDDDMA
- the VLDLR gene encoding very low-density lipoprotein receptor isoform X3; the protein is MRLDRQCGDPSAAAGSPGHGAGRRAVSCCWPLYLLLALSCLRATADGARAKCEESQFPCSNGRCIPLLWKCDGDEDCLDGSDESACVKKTCTESDFVCISGQCVPNRWQCDGDPDCEDGSDESAELCRNVTCSPAEFTCSSGLCISKSFVCNGQDDCSDGTDELECAPPTCGVHEFQCKSSTCIPISWVCDDDADCSDHSDESLEQCGRQPAPPVKCSDSEVQCGSGECIHKKWRCDGDPDCKDGSDEINCPSRTCRPDQFRCEDGNCIHGSRQCNGVRDCLDGTDEASCSNVIQCSGPGKFKCRSGECIDVNKVCNQQRDCKDWSDEPLKECNINECLVNNGGCSHICRDLVIGYECDCPAGFELIDKRTCGDIDECQNPGICSQICINLKGGYKCECSRGYQMDLATGVCKAVGKEPCLIFTNRRDIRKIGLERKEYIQLVEQLRNTIALDADIAAQKLYWADFGQKAIFSASIDTRDKVGTHVRILDNIHSPAGIAVDWVYKNIYWSDSASKTISVASLDGTKRKVLFLSELREPASIAVDPLSGFMYWSDWGEPAKIEKAGMNGFDRQQLVTTEIQWPNGIALDLVKSRLYWLDSKLHTLSSVDLNGQDRRIVLKSHMFLPHPLALTIFEDRVYWIDGENEAVYGANKFTGTELVTLVNNLNDAQDIIVYHELVQPSGRNWCEENMANGGCSYLCLPAPQINEHSPKYACACPVGYFLQEDGLRCAVSGTGTTVAYTEAKDTSTTEKSPTVGLVPGGFNISSTTSEVAAAGGTSAVWTVLPVVLLVMAAAAAYFMWRHWQHKNMKSMNFDNPVYLKTTEEDLTIDIGRHSASVGHTYPAISVVSTDDDMA
- the VLDLR gene encoding very low-density lipoprotein receptor isoform X4; protein product: MRLDRQCGDPSAAAGSPGHGAGRRAVSCCWPLYLLLALSCLRATADGARAKCEESQFPCSNGRCIPLLWKCDGDEDCLDGSDESACVKKTCTESDFVCISGQCVPNRWQCDGDPDCEDGSDESAELCRNVTCSPAEFTCSSGLCISKSFVCNGQDDCSDGTDELECAPPTCGVHEFQCKSSTCIPISWVCDDDADCSDHSDESLEQCGRQPAPPVKCSDSEVQCGSGECIHKKWRCDGDPDCKDGSDEINCPSRTCRPDQFRCEDGNCIHGSRQCNGVRDCLDGTDEASCSNVIQCSGPGKFKCRSGECIDVNKVCNQQRDCKDWSDEPLKECNINECLVNNGGCSHICRDLVIGYECDCPAGFELIDKRTCGDIDECQNPGICSQICINLKGGYKCECSRGYQMDLATGVCKAVGKEPCLIFTNRRDIRKIGLERKEYIQLVEQLRNTIALDADIAAQKLYWADFGQKAIFSASIDTRDKVGTHVRILDNIHSPAGIAVDWVYKNIYWSDSASKTISVASLDGTKRKVLFLSELREPASIAVDPLSGFMYWSDWGEPAKIEKAGMNGFDRQQLVTTEIQWPNGIALDLVKSRLYWLDSKLHTLSSVDLNGQDRRIVLKSHMFLPHPLALTIFEDRVYWIDGENEAVYGANKFTGTELVTLVNNLNDAQDIIVYHELVQPSGRNWCEENMANGGCSYLCLPAPQINEHSPKYACACPVGYFLQEDGLRCAGFNISSTTSEVAAAGGTSAVWTVLPVVLLVMAAAAAYFMWRHWQHKNMKSMNFDNPVYLKTTEEDLTIDIGRHSASVGHTYPAISVVSTDDDMA